One genomic segment of Pedobacter endophyticus includes these proteins:
- a CDS encoding OmpA family protein gives MNSTKKIFLTALVALFTLTMYSCKTKKMIAKPAPAPVAKPAPPVEEAKPAPAPKEAEESTPVEKPNFNLDNIQFEFNSFVLKTSSFAILDKAVAEMKKAPNTKFVLNGHSSAEGTPEHNMSLSIDRANAVKSYFVNAGLNAANFTIVGHGEKEPITSNDTEEGRIMNRRTEIKVQH, from the coding sequence ATGAACAGTACAAAAAAAATCTTCCTTACGGCGCTTGTTGCTTTATTTACCTTAACGATGTACTCTTGCAAAACTAAAAAGATGATTGCAAAACCGGCACCTGCTCCAGTTGCCAAACCTGCGCCGCCTGTTGAAGAAGCAAAGCCAGCTCCAGCACCAAAAGAAGCTGAGGAATCGACTCCGGTAGAGAAGCCGAATTTTAATTTAGATAACATTCAATTCGAATTCAATTCTTTTGTATTAAAAACCTCATCGTTTGCAATTCTGGATAAGGCTGTTGCTGAAATGAAGAAAGCGCCAAATACAAAATTCGTTTTAAACGGACATTCATCTGCTGAAGGTACACCTGAGCACAACATGTCGCTTTCAATCGATCGGGCCAACGCCGTTAAATCCTATTTCGTTAATGCAGGTTTAAATGCAGCTAATTTCACTATCGTAGGCCATGGCGAAAAAGAGCCAATTACGAGCAACGATACCGAAGAAGGCAGAATAATGAACAGACGAACTGAAATCAAAGTTCAGCACTAA
- a CDS encoding DUF4097 family beta strand repeat-containing protein, whose translation MKKQLLFLALLTVCLSAAAQKEYKLAKSSGKLNLNISGAILEGYNGNEIIFSAKKTEPDEVDERAKGLKAINSSGFTDNTGLGLDVSVKGDEINVNPVSLNNQTMVNIKVPQNIKVLFTNSNSIYRDSIILRNLKNEIEVSVSFNEVRLENNTGPMNIKALHSSVDAVFPAEIKGPVSIVSVYGHVDVALPQTVKVNLEAGTNYGKIYAADGLKIVVDKEKEAEANGNNGYSSVVGTVNGINIVNSAKAPLAATRVAVGVKSPRVINFTTRSDAENIKGKINGGGADLILKSNHDNIYIRQK comes from the coding sequence ATGAAAAAACAACTACTTTTTTTGGCCCTATTAACCGTTTGCTTATCTGCTGCGGCGCAAAAAGAATATAAGTTAGCGAAAAGCTCAGGCAAATTAAACCTCAACATCAGTGGAGCAATTTTAGAAGGGTATAACGGAAACGAGATTATATTTAGCGCTAAAAAAACGGAGCCCGACGAAGTAGACGAACGTGCAAAAGGGTTAAAGGCCATTAATAGCTCAGGTTTTACAGATAACACAGGGCTCGGGCTCGATGTATCGGTAAAGGGCGACGAAATTAACGTGAACCCGGTGAGCTTGAACAACCAAACGATGGTAAATATTAAAGTGCCGCAAAATATTAAGGTGCTGTTTACGAATAGCAACAGCATTTATCGAGACAGTATCATTTTAAGGAACTTAAAAAATGAGATTGAGGTTTCGGTGAGCTTCAATGAAGTGAGATTGGAAAACAACACAGGGCCAATGAATATCAAAGCACTTCACAGTTCTGTCGACGCCGTTTTTCCTGCCGAAATTAAAGGCCCAGTTTCTATTGTTTCGGTTTACGGACATGTAGATGTTGCGCTTCCGCAAACGGTAAAAGTAAACTTGGAAGCTGGTACAAACTACGGCAAAATATATGCAGCCGACGGATTAAAAATTGTCGTTGACAAAGAAAAGGAAGCTGAAGCTAACGGTAATAATGGCTATTCTTCTGTTGTTGGCACCGTAAACGGGATTAATATAGTCAATTCAGCAAAAGCCCCGTTAGCGGCAACAAGGGTTGCTGTGGGTGTGAAATCCCCCAGGGTCATCAACTTTACTACGCGAAGCGATGCCGAGAATATAAAAGGAAAGATTAATGGTGGGGGAGCTGATCTGATCTTGAAATCAAACCACGATAACATTTATATCAGACAAAAATAA
- a CDS encoding PorP/SprF family type IX secretion system membrane protein, giving the protein MKKFLTPLIFFLSFTAYGQLNPMGTMYYQNQYLSNPAMAGLEQGWEANAAYKAQWTAVEGAPSIQAVTATFGAANRKVGAGMALYNEQAGVIQRTNVKGTYAYHLPLNNGSAYLDFGLSAGIMNEWIDFGKVRGDDGDMSLTNFNQRKMYFDGDFGLAFRNEHLNIQAALPNMKRFFNRDLSRTIVDRSTYFASASYKFISPNRVMNVIEPKVTYRGIDNYRDIFDLGLNTQFWGDKLLLSGIYHSTASVTFGAGTTYQNKFSILLLYTTNASDLQNYANGEFEIGLRYNFR; this is encoded by the coding sequence ATGAAAAAGTTTTTAACCCCTTTAATTTTCTTTTTGAGCTTTACCGCCTATGGTCAGCTCAATCCGATGGGTACAATGTATTATCAAAACCAGTATTTGAGTAATCCGGCAATGGCCGGCCTTGAGCAAGGATGGGAGGCCAATGCGGCATATAAAGCCCAGTGGACTGCTGTTGAGGGCGCCCCGTCTATACAGGCAGTTACCGCAACTTTTGGCGCTGCAAACAGGAAAGTAGGTGCAGGCATGGCGCTGTACAACGAGCAAGCGGGCGTAATCCAACGAACAAACGTTAAAGGAACATACGCCTATCATTTACCATTAAATAACGGTAGTGCCTATTTAGACTTTGGTCTCTCGGCAGGGATAATGAACGAGTGGATTGATTTTGGCAAGGTAAGGGGAGATGATGGGGACATGAGTTTAACCAATTTCAATCAACGCAAAATGTATTTCGATGGAGATTTTGGCCTTGCATTTAGAAACGAACACCTCAATATTCAGGCGGCGCTGCCAAATATGAAGCGTTTTTTTAACCGCGATTTATCCAGAACGATTGTCGATCGCTCTACCTATTTCGCTTCCGCCTCTTATAAATTTATCAGTCCAAACAGAGTAATGAACGTAATTGAACCCAAAGTTACCTACCGCGGAATTGATAACTATCGCGATATTTTTGATTTAGGCTTAAATACACAATTTTGGGGCGATAAACTGCTGCTTAGTGGAATTTACCACAGCACCGCAAGTGTAACCTTTGGCGCTGGTACCACTTATCAAAACAAGTTCTCTATCTTACTGCTTTATACAACAAATGCGTCTGACCTGCAAAATTATGCAAACGGCGAATTCGAAATCGGCTTGAGATACAACTTTAGGTAA
- a CDS encoding RNA polymerase sigma factor: MPLRENISDRDLISMCIQGKDLGYTMLYQKYARRIYNSISRLIAHTAEAEDILQETFFNAFNDPERLQSVINFEAWVRRMAINRSISHLRKKKILFTDLGDMEPQAEADYNARADELFDCRVEDVRKSIEELSTGYKTILNLYLFEKVSQEEIAVMLGISPATVRTQYHRAKKRILLSLKDKAYYE; this comes from the coding sequence TTGCCGTTAAGAGAAAACATAAGCGATCGGGATTTAATTTCCATGTGTATTCAAGGGAAAGACCTGGGCTATACCATGCTGTATCAAAAGTATGCCCGCAGGATTTATAATTCGATTAGCAGGTTAATTGCCCATACGGCAGAGGCGGAGGATATTTTGCAGGAAACTTTTTTTAACGCTTTTAATGACCCCGAGCGATTACAAAGCGTTATCAATTTTGAGGCATGGGTAAGGCGGATGGCCATCAACAGATCAATTTCTCACTTAAGAAAAAAGAAAATCTTATTTACTGATTTGGGCGATATGGAGCCGCAAGCCGAAGCAGATTACAATGCAAGAGCAGATGAACTTTTCGATTGCAGAGTGGAGGATGTGCGCAAGAGCATTGAAGAGCTTTCAACAGGGTACAAAACGATCTTAAATTTGTACCTGTTTGAAAAAGTTAGCCAGGAAGAAATTGCCGTAATGCTTGGCATATCGCCTGCCACAGTCAGAACTCAATATCATCGGGCAAAGAAAAGGATTTTACTATCATTAAAAGATAAGGCATATTATGAATGA
- a CDS encoding aldose 1-epimerase family protein codes for MITLENDYLKVSLAAKGAELQGLYSKETQIEYLWDANPKYWAKHSPVLFPIVGSLKNDSFTFKGKNYTLPRHGFARDHVFNLGKKTETEAVFTLTQTPDTLLVYPFYFELKLKYKLIDRKLNLTYEVVNKGKEPMFFSLGAHPAFAVPNTPNTTYDDYYLAFNDDEKLTYWKLDNGLVADETETIALGGHKFNLSHHLFYNDALVFKTLQSNCISLLNSKNDSGLHFHFEDFPFFGIWAATDAPFVCLEPWCGVADGVNHNQQLEHKEGIVKLMPREKWERFWEVECF; via the coding sequence ATGATAACTCTCGAAAACGATTATTTAAAAGTGAGCCTCGCTGCAAAGGGCGCCGAGCTTCAAGGTTTGTACAGCAAAGAAACCCAAATTGAATATTTATGGGATGCCAACCCAAAGTATTGGGCCAAGCACAGCCCGGTTTTGTTTCCGATTGTTGGCTCGTTAAAAAATGATTCGTTCACTTTTAAGGGCAAAAATTACACTTTGCCGCGACATGGTTTTGCCAGAGATCACGTTTTTAATCTGGGGAAGAAAACTGAAACCGAGGCCGTTTTTACGCTGACCCAAACTCCCGATACTTTATTGGTTTATCCTTTTTATTTCGAGCTTAAGCTAAAATACAAATTGATAGACCGGAAGCTGAACCTCACTTACGAAGTGGTTAACAAAGGCAAAGAACCTATGTTTTTCTCGTTGGGTGCGCATCCGGCATTTGCGGTACCAAACACACCGAATACCACTTACGATGATTATTATTTGGCCTTTAACGACGATGAAAAGTTAACTTACTGGAAACTGGATAACGGTTTAGTGGCCGATGAAACAGAAACAATAGCGCTGGGCGGACATAAATTCAACCTTAGCCATCACCTTTTTTATAATGATGCGCTGGTTTTTAAAACCTTGCAAAGTAACTGTATTAGCCTGCTGAACTCAAAAAACGATTCGGGACTACATTTTCATTTTGAAGATTTCCCCTTTTTTGGCATTTGGGCGGCAACCGACGCTCCATTTGTTTGCCTCGAACCCTGGTGCGGCGTTGCAGATGGCGTAAACCACAACCAACAGCTTGAACATAAAGAAGGCATTGTTAAACTTATGCCCAGAGAAAAATGGGAACGCTTTTGGGAAGTGGAGTGCTTTTAA
- the pepT gene encoding peptidase T, translated as MSNYTNVNQSLRQRFIRYAKIDTQSDPGSNTCPSTEKQKNLARLLVEEMIEMGITDAEMDNNGYVYGTIPATSDKKLPVIFFCSHMDTSPDCSGENVKPLIHQNYQGDDIVLPDDPTIVLRLAEHKDLKHQIGNDIITASGTTLLGADNKAGVAAIMEAAAFLTKNPAIKHGTIKILFTPDEEIGRGVDNVDLDKLGADFGYTIDGETLGSIEDETFSADGATLIVNGVSTHPGFAKGKMENAIKIVSDIINALPKDQFTPETTSEKEGFIHPVSFGGQVEQAEAQFIIRDFTDEKLAEHGSLLEQTIKNVMENYPKSTYKLEITPQYRNMKQILDQHPKIVEYGIEAIKRAGVVAKPQRIRGGTDGSRLSFMGLPCPNIFAGEHAFHSKQEWVSVQDMEKAAQTIVNIAGIWEEKG; from the coding sequence ATGAGTAATTATACCAACGTTAACCAATCGCTACGGCAGCGGTTTATTAGATACGCAAAGATAGATACGCAGTCTGATCCTGGTTCGAATACTTGTCCTTCAACAGAAAAACAAAAGAACCTGGCTCGCTTATTGGTTGAAGAAATGATTGAAATGGGCATCACCGACGCTGAAATGGATAACAACGGGTATGTTTATGGCACCATTCCGGCCACAAGCGATAAAAAATTACCAGTGATATTTTTCTGTTCGCACATGGACACCTCGCCCGATTGCAGTGGCGAAAATGTTAAACCATTGATACACCAAAATTATCAGGGCGATGATATTGTACTGCCCGACGACCCAACCATTGTGTTAAGGCTGGCGGAACACAAAGACTTAAAACACCAGATTGGGAACGATATTATTACCGCAAGCGGAACTACACTGTTGGGCGCCGATAACAAGGCCGGAGTGGCAGCGATTATGGAGGCCGCTGCTTTTTTAACGAAAAACCCGGCAATAAAACATGGAACCATAAAAATTCTGTTTACCCCCGATGAAGAAATTGGCCGAGGTGTAGATAATGTAGACCTTGATAAATTGGGTGCCGACTTTGGTTACACCATTGATGGAGAAACATTGGGCTCGATAGAAGATGAAACCTTTTCGGCCGATGGCGCTACCTTAATTGTTAATGGCGTAAGTACCCACCCGGGATTTGCAAAAGGCAAAATGGAAAATGCCATTAAAATTGTCTCAGACATCATAAATGCGTTGCCAAAAGATCAGTTTACGCCCGAAACCACCAGTGAAAAAGAAGGTTTTATCCATCCCGTTAGTTTTGGCGGCCAAGTAGAACAAGCGGAGGCGCAGTTTATTATCAGAGATTTTACTGATGAAAAACTCGCTGAACATGGATCGCTTTTGGAGCAAACGATTAAAAATGTGATGGAAAATTATCCAAAATCGACCTATAAACTTGAAATTACGCCACAGTATAGAAACATGAAACAGATATTGGACCAACATCCAAAAATTGTAGAATATGGTATCGAGGCGATTAAAAGGGCCGGCGTGGTTGCCAAGCCACAGCGCATCCGCGGCGGAACAGACGGCTCGAGATTGTCTTTTATGGGTTTGCCTTGCCCCAACATTTTTGCTGGCGAGCACGCATTCCACAGCAAACAAGAATGGGTAAGCGTTCAGGATATGGAAAAGGCCGCCCAAACCATCGTCAATATCGCTGGCATTTGGGAAGAAAAAGGATAA